In Providencia hangzhouensis, the DNA window GTTTCGTTACGTGCATCAATCTCGATTTCCCCCATACGGTTTCTAGCGACTGTGTCGCCTAACCAATTGGTATTAGGCAATAAACCGATTTGCACGAATGCTCCCGCCACTTCTAATAAATGTACGCTATCATCAGTGCGGTCTTTATATTCAAGACCCGTCATTTTACTGCCATCGCCTTTTACTTCTAAGGTTTGCGCATTGACGATAATATCAACATTCTTTAGGCTACGTGCTTTTTGCTGTAATACAGAATCTGCTTTCAGTTCCGGAGCAAACTCCAGAACGGTCACATGCTCAACGACACCGGCTAAGTCAATAGCCGCTTCAATACCCGAGTTACCACCACCAATAACGGCAACACGTTTACCTTTAAATAACGGACCATCACAGTGTGGGCAGAATGTTACACCCTTAGTACGATATTCTTGTTCCCCCGGAACACCCATATTTCTCCAGCGAGCACCTGTTGAAATAATAATACTGCGTGATTTTAAAATCCCACCCGATGCAGTTTCGATTTGGTGTAATCCACCTTCTTCTGCCGCAGGGATCAGTTTTGCAACTGATTGGCCATCAATGACATCAACATCATAGCTGTCCACGTGGTTCTTCAATGCGCCTGCAAAAATAGCCCCTTCCGTTTTGATAACTGAAATATAGTTTTCAATATCAACCGTGTCCATAACTTGGCCACCAAAACGCTCGCCAATTACGCCAGTACGGATCCCTTTACGTGCGGTATAGATTGCTGCTGAAGCTCCTGCTGGGCCACTACCAATAACAAGGACTTCAAAAGGCTCACGCTCTGTGAGTGATTTCGCTGCACGCGCATCTGCGTTGGTATCAACTTTGCTAACAATTTCACTTAACGTCATACGCCCTTGGCCAAACTCTTTTCCATTCAGGAAAACCGCAGGAACGCCCATCACATTACGTTCATCAATCTCATTTTGGAAAAGTGCACCATCAATAGCCGTATGGCTAATATTTGGATTTAAAACTGCCATTAAGTTCAACGCCTGAACAACATCTGGGCAGTTATGGCAAGATAAAGAATAATAAGTCTCAAAGTGGAATTCGCCTTCAAGGCCTTTAACCTGCTCTAATAACTCTTGCGCTTCTTTAGATGGATGACCACCGATTTGCAATAATGCCAGCACAAGAGAGGTAAATTCATGTCCCAAAGGTGAGCCTGCAAAACGCAAACCACTATCTGTACCTGGGTTAGTAATTAAAAAAGACGGTGTTCTTAGTGCGCTATTGCGCTCTTCACGTACAGTGACTTTATCTGACAGAGATGCAATTTGTTCTAACAGCTGCTTGATTTCATTTGATTTTTGGCTGTCATCTATATTAGCAACTAATTCAACGGGTTTAGTTAAACGTTCTAAGTAGGCTTTCAACTGTGCCTGTAAATTATTGTCGAGCATGTAATCCCCTTTAATTTTTATCATAAAATCGGGTACATATACCCGTCATGATCCAAGTTGCAGGCCTAAACACCTGCAACCTGAATTATTCAGTGTTAATCAATTGGGTTAGATTAATTAGATTTTGCCGACTAAGTCCAAAGATGGAGACAGTGTTGCATCACCTTCTTTCCATTTAGCTGGGCAAACTTCACCTGGGTGGCTTGCAACATATTGTGCTGCTTTAACTTTACGTAACAGGTCAGCTGCATCACGACCGATACCTTCAGCAGTAATTTCGATTGCCTGAATGATACCTTGTGGGTCAACAACGAAAGTGCCGCGGTCT includes these proteins:
- the ahpF gene encoding alkyl hydroperoxide reductase subunit F; its protein translation is MLDNNLQAQLKAYLERLTKPVELVANIDDSQKSNEIKQLLEQIASLSDKVTVREERNSALRTPSFLITNPGTDSGLRFAGSPLGHEFTSLVLALLQIGGHPSKEAQELLEQVKGLEGEFHFETYYSLSCHNCPDVVQALNLMAVLNPNISHTAIDGALFQNEIDERNVMGVPAVFLNGKEFGQGRMTLSEIVSKVDTNADARAAKSLTEREPFEVLVIGSGPAGASAAIYTARKGIRTGVIGERFGGQVMDTVDIENYISVIKTEGAIFAGALKNHVDSYDVDVIDGQSVAKLIPAAEEGGLHQIETASGGILKSRSIIISTGARWRNMGVPGEQEYRTKGVTFCPHCDGPLFKGKRVAVIGGGNSGIEAAIDLAGVVEHVTVLEFAPELKADSVLQQKARSLKNVDIIVNAQTLEVKGDGSKMTGLEYKDRTDDSVHLLEVAGAFVQIGLLPNTNWLGDTVARNRMGEIEIDARNETSIKGIFAAGDCTTVPYKQIIISAGEGAKAALSAFDYLIRTSTRTAE